The Chthoniobacterales bacterium genome includes a window with the following:
- a CDS encoding saccharopine dehydrogenase NADP-binding domain-containing protein encodes MPRDEKANILVVGAGAQGAPCVSILARQESVGRILLGTRVLADAASVRDRVGSEKVAAAEFDARQPDASVRAIRDSLGTVDVVIDLTPSFISVDVMKATLALDAHYVNTAACPEHLAQLIAGEPLDLADRFVAAGRTALLSCGASPGVVNIICRRFCDELDTVERIEIRAGFHVPAQREMVKTWTPTWSPEQQYFDYCDPPCLFHDGRHEHMPVFHEPETYNFGGNLGEIQLTHHAHDEQYTLPLTIGKGIQYCCYKFPFEPAIATLFSTGFTGDRVVEVEGGKVKAVDVLMALLPRPVHIAVLDPQVQKDLVPLIAATQAHILIKGTAGGKEKTFRIVTSVFFDEAAKALELFGTANVAVGYAAATGALQLLEGKTKPGIVWPEELDAARFIELANTLGLTLNLSVS; translated from the coding sequence ATGCCCCGGGACGAAAAGGCCAATATCCTCGTCGTGGGCGCCGGCGCCCAGGGCGCTCCCTGCGTTTCCATCCTGGCTCGCCAGGAGTCCGTCGGCCGAATTCTCCTCGGCACGCGCGTCCTTGCCGATGCCGCGTCTGTGCGCGATCGGGTCGGAAGCGAGAAAGTCGCCGCGGCAGAATTCGACGCGCGCCAGCCTGACGCCAGTGTCCGCGCCATCCGCGATTCCCTGGGGACCGTGGACGTGGTGATCGATCTCACTCCATCATTCATTTCGGTCGACGTGATGAAAGCCACCCTGGCGTTGGACGCTCACTACGTGAACACCGCCGCCTGCCCGGAGCATCTGGCCCAGTTGATCGCGGGCGAACCGCTCGACCTGGCCGACCGTTTCGTCGCGGCGGGACGGACCGCGCTGCTGAGCTGCGGAGCCAGCCCCGGCGTGGTGAACATTATCTGCCGCCGATTTTGCGATGAACTCGATACCGTTGAGCGGATCGAGATCAGGGCGGGGTTCCATGTTCCCGCACAAAGAGAGATGGTCAAGACTTGGACACCCACCTGGTCTCCCGAGCAGCAATATTTCGACTACTGCGATCCGCCCTGCCTCTTCCACGATGGCCGACACGAACACATGCCGGTGTTTCACGAGCCGGAGACCTACAATTTCGGGGGCAACCTCGGCGAAATCCAGCTCACTCATCACGCCCACGACGAGCAATACACCCTGCCGCTGACGATCGGGAAAGGCATTCAGTATTGCTGCTACAAGTTCCCGTTCGAACCAGCCATCGCGACCCTCTTTTCCACCGGGTTCACCGGCGACCGCGTCGTCGAAGTGGAAGGAGGCAAAGTGAAAGCGGTCGACGTCCTCATGGCGCTGTTACCGCGGCCGGTGCACATCGCGGTGCTTGATCCGCAAGTCCAGAAAGACCTGGTCCCGCTCATCGCCGCCACCCAGGCCCATATTTTGATAAAAGGAACGGCCGGCGGTAAGGAGAAGACCTTCCGGATCGTCACCAGTGTCTTCTTCGACGAAGCCGCGAAAGCCCTGGAGCTATTCGGCACCGCAAACGTCGCCGTCGGCTACGCCGCCGCGACCGGCGCCTTACAGCTGCTGGAAGGAAAAACGAAACCGGGAATCGTCTGGCCCGAAGAACTCGACGCCGCCCGTTTCATCGAACTGGCCAATACGCTCGGGCTAACCTTGAACCTGAGCGTCAGCTAA
- a CDS encoding NAD(P)-dependent alcohol dehydrogenase, which yields MKLVRRFLKWTAVTMLIVVLGGGLYLFIAYWRSTNDCEGNTAAPTNPMKAIRKCEYGSLTLRDVERPAPTDNQLLIKVRASSLNAADGHLLRGSYLMRPFSGMRKPKDSRFGIDCAGTVEAVGKNITQLKPGDEVFGAANGSIAEYVCVNERTVVTKPDNITFEQAGSVAVAGLTALQGLRDQGNIKPRQKVLINGASGGVGTFAVQIAKALGAEVTAVCSSRNVEQARSIGADHVIDYTKEDFTQGDQRYDVIFDNVGNHTISDRRRVLTPDGICVLAGMGSAGKHEGQWLRLLGNLKAFFVSPFISQKFKMYIAKTLKADLTVLRDLMQEGKLIPVIDRQYPMSETAKALRYLEDGHARGKIVITIADAPAGPQP from the coding sequence ATGAAGCTCGTTAGGCGATTTCTAAAATGGACAGCCGTCACCATGCTCATCGTAGTGCTGGGAGGCGGACTCTACCTTTTTATCGCCTACTGGCGGTCAACCAATGACTGCGAAGGCAACACCGCTGCGCCTACTAATCCCATGAAAGCTATTCGTAAATGCGAGTACGGTTCCCTGACGCTGCGGGACGTTGAGAGGCCTGCTCCCACCGACAATCAGCTCCTCATCAAAGTCCGCGCTTCTTCCCTCAACGCGGCCGACGGACACCTGCTGCGCGGCTCCTACCTGATGCGCCCTTTTTCCGGAATGCGGAAACCGAAGGATTCGCGCTTCGGGATCGATTGCGCGGGCACGGTCGAAGCCGTGGGTAAGAACATTACCCAGTTGAAGCCAGGCGATGAAGTTTTCGGTGCGGCGAACGGTTCAATCGCCGAATATGTCTGTGTCAACGAGCGGACCGTGGTCACGAAGCCGGACAACATCACGTTCGAGCAAGCGGGCTCGGTCGCCGTCGCCGGACTGACTGCTTTGCAGGGTCTGCGCGACCAGGGGAACATCAAGCCCAGGCAGAAGGTCCTGATCAACGGAGCTTCCGGAGGCGTCGGTACTTTCGCCGTCCAGATCGCCAAGGCGCTGGGTGCGGAGGTGACCGCGGTTTGCAGCTCGCGGAACGTGGAACAGGCCCGATCAATCGGCGCGGACCACGTGATCGACTATACCAAAGAAGACTTCACCCAGGGCGATCAACGTTACGACGTCATCTTCGACAACGTCGGCAACCATACCATCAGCGACCGCCGGCGTGTCCTGACTCCCGACGGCATCTGTGTCCTGGCTGGAATGGGCAGCGCCGGGAAGCACGAGGGACAGTGGCTGCGCCTGTTAGGCAACTTGAAGGCCTTCTTTGTTTCGCCGTTCATCTCCCAGAAGTTCAAAATGTATATCGCCAAGACTCTCAAAGCAGACCTGACCGTTCTTCGCGATCTGATGCAGGAAGGGAAGCTAATTCCCGTGATCGATCGGCAATATCCGATGAGCGAGACCGCGAAAGCTCTTCGTTATCTCGAGGACGGGCACGCCCGAGGCAAGATCGTCATCACGATCGCCGATGCACCGGCCGGCCCTCAACCGTAA
- a CDS encoding NAD(P)-dependent alcohol dehydrogenase, which yields MRLRRILKRSILAVVILLFAWFQFAYWTSTNDCGRPIPASAERMKAIRYCEYGPADQVLKLEQVEKPVPNDNQVLVRVRAVSLRYFDGGMLGGSIPGRLLLGLRKPKNTIPGSDYAGTVEAVGRNVTEFKPGDEVFGVRAGCLAEYICVRADRGAIVKKPANSTFEQAASIPTALVALQGLRDTGRVKAGQKVLINGASGGVGTFTVQIAKAFGAEVTGVCSTKNLDLVRSLGADHVIDYTKEDYTKGDQRYDVIYDLINNHSFAERRRVLKPGGICVLAGIGGSGIHEETLSRFIGGLTASFRSSFSKEKFLRFGVDFSKKDLGVLRDMTESGKIAPALTKTYPLTETAAAYKYLETGHVQGKIAITIE from the coding sequence ATGCGATTGAGGCGAATCTTAAAACGCAGCATCCTTGCAGTGGTCATTCTGCTCTTCGCCTGGTTCCAGTTCGCCTACTGGACTTCGACCAACGACTGTGGACGCCCCATTCCTGCCAGCGCCGAGCGGATGAAGGCGATCCGGTATTGCGAATACGGCCCGGCCGATCAGGTCCTGAAACTCGAGCAGGTCGAAAAGCCCGTTCCGAACGACAACCAGGTTTTGGTCCGCGTGCGAGCCGTGTCCCTCAGATATTTCGACGGCGGCATGCTCGGCGGCAGTATCCCCGGCAGACTCCTCTTGGGACTTCGTAAGCCGAAAAATACCATCCCGGGATCCGACTACGCCGGGACGGTTGAAGCAGTGGGCCGAAACGTGACCGAGTTCAAGCCCGGCGATGAAGTCTTCGGCGTCAGGGCCGGTTGTCTCGCGGAATACATCTGTGTCAGGGCCGACCGCGGAGCGATAGTTAAGAAGCCGGCCAACAGTACCTTCGAACAGGCCGCGTCGATCCCCACCGCACTCGTTGCCTTACAGGGCCTGCGCGATACGGGCCGGGTGAAAGCAGGACAAAAGGTGTTGATCAATGGCGCGTCCGGAGGCGTTGGAACGTTTACTGTCCAGATCGCCAAGGCTTTCGGCGCGGAGGTAACCGGCGTTTGCAGCACGAAAAACCTGGACCTGGTCCGATCGCTCGGGGCCGACCACGTGATCGACTACACCAAGGAAGACTACACAAAAGGCGATCAGCGTTATGACGTAATCTACGATCTCATCAATAATCATTCGTTTGCGGAACGCCGCCGCGTCCTCAAACCGGGTGGCATCTGTGTGCTGGCGGGGATCGGCGGCTCAGGCATTCACGAGGAGACCTTGTCGCGCTTTATTGGCGGGCTCACCGCCTCGTTTCGTTCGAGCTTTTCGAAGGAAAAGTTCCTCAGATTTGGGGTCGATTTCAGCAAGAAAGACCTCGGGGTTCTGCGCGACATGACGGAAAGCGGAAAGATCGCGCCCGCTCTCACCAAAACGTATCCGCTTACCGAGACCGCCGCCGCCTACAAATACCTCGAGACCGGCCACGTCCAGGGGAAGATCGCGATCACGATCGAATGA
- a CDS encoding PHB depolymerase family esterase encodes MYRYFKKAFVALVLTFILFAGLALAAFRHTYPDEPKLPGNLEHGSLEYGNRIRTWIAYVPSKPQAQPPLVITLHSSMGTSKGARQSFGFDFDLLAEEHGFIAVYPQGYEGHWNDCKKKGPFAAKAENVDDVGFLKALVDRLVRDHNADRGHVYITGVSNGGAMTIRLALETPDFARAYAAVVSNVPSPENMAITPKGKPVSMLLMEGTADPMNPWTGGDVVLYGVYGNRGPVLSAQASVDYFRALDGATAPSQTTQIPDTDKTDGSTAEREVWSAPGNLTVELVTIRGGGHSVPHPGMWGFRLLGNSNRDFHAALEIWNFFQLAR; translated from the coding sequence ATGTACCGATACTTTAAAAAAGCCTTCGTCGCCCTCGTTCTAACATTCATCCTGTTCGCGGGGCTCGCTCTCGCTGCGTTTCGTCACACCTACCCCGACGAGCCGAAGCTACCCGGTAATCTTGAGCATGGATCGCTTGAATATGGCAATCGCATTCGAACGTGGATAGCGTATGTGCCCTCAAAGCCGCAAGCACAGCCACCCCTGGTGATCACACTGCATAGCTCCATGGGCACGTCGAAAGGTGCGCGGCAGTCCTTTGGGTTCGACTTCGATCTGCTCGCCGAGGAACATGGTTTCATCGCGGTCTATCCACAGGGCTACGAGGGCCACTGGAATGACTGTAAAAAAAAGGGGCCATTTGCTGCGAAGGCTGAGAACGTCGATGATGTAGGCTTCTTAAAGGCCCTGGTCGATCGTTTGGTAAGGGACCACAACGCCGACCGCGGTCACGTCTATATAACCGGAGTGTCGAATGGGGGCGCGATGACCATTCGTCTCGCGTTAGAAACGCCCGATTTCGCACGCGCCTATGCTGCCGTTGTCTCCAATGTCCCTTCCCCAGAGAACATGGCAATCACCCCAAAAGGCAAGCCGGTGTCGATGCTTCTAATGGAGGGGACGGCGGATCCTATGAATCCATGGACCGGCGGCGACGTGGTCCTTTACGGGGTGTATGGCAACCGCGGCCCCGTTCTCTCCGCCCAGGCAAGCGTCGACTACTTCCGCGCGCTTGACGGCGCAACAGCTCCGTCTCAAACGACGCAAATCCCGGACACTGATAAGACCGATGGGAGTACCGCCGAACGTGAAGTATGGAGCGCCCCAGGCAACCTTACTGTGGAACTTGTGACTATTCGAGGTGGTGGCCACAGCGTGCCTCATCCCGGGATGTGGGGCTTCCGGTTGCTGGGCAACTCCAACCGCGACTTTCATGCCGCACTGGAAATTTGGAACTTCTTCCAACTGGCGCGTTGA
- a CDS encoding DUF4386 domain-containing protein translates to MNSEHLEERPLNALRKQSRMAALLYFINGLPAPFALLYVPSVLIVRGNAAATALNVRDSEYLLRLGMAVELFSATVAIFAVIAFYRLFKAVSHKHAIAMMILLVISVPISYLNVLNDLAALTFARGPAFLSAVFDKAQLDAFVLFFLRLHNQGIILAQIFWGLWLFPFGIAVMRSGFIPRFVGIAAIAAGIGYLINSSVALFLPASAQGIGDLAMILGIGELAFLWMVIWGAKTQPNRQAVVASALA, encoded by the coding sequence ATGAACTCTGAACACCTGGAAGAACGGCCGTTGAACGCACTCAGAAAACAATCCAGAATGGCGGCCCTCCTCTATTTCATAAACGGCCTGCCCGCTCCCTTCGCCCTCCTCTACGTCCCGAGCGTCCTGATCGTGCGCGGAAACGCCGCGGCTACCGCCCTGAATGTCCGGGACTCGGAGTATCTGCTCCGGCTCGGCATGGCCGTCGAACTCTTCTCCGCGACCGTCGCCATTTTCGCTGTGATCGCGTTCTACCGCCTGTTCAAGGCGGTCAGTCACAAACACGCGATCGCCATGATGATCCTCCTGGTGATTTCGGTTCCTATTTCGTATCTCAACGTTCTGAACGATCTCGCCGCGCTGACCTTCGCTCGCGGCCCGGCTTTTCTCTCCGCTGTCTTTGATAAAGCCCAGCTCGACGCCTTCGTCCTCTTCTTCCTCCGGCTCCACAATCAGGGAATCATCCTCGCTCAAATCTTCTGGGGTCTTTGGCTTTTTCCTTTCGGCATCGCCGTGATGCGATCCGGTTTTATCCCACGCTTTGTCGGGATCGCGGCGATCGCTGCGGGCATCGGCTACCTGATCAATTCCTCGGTCGCTCTTTTCCTGCCCGCGTCAGCGCAAGGCATTGGCGATCTCGCGATGATCCTTGGAATCGGAGAACTGGCGTTTCTCTGGATGGTGATCTGGGGCGCGAAAACTCAACCGAATCGGCAGGCGGTCGTCGCTTCCGCCCTGGCGTGA